One Falco naumanni isolate bFalNau1 chromosome 15, bFalNau1.pat, whole genome shotgun sequence DNA segment encodes these proteins:
- the PARD6A gene encoding partitioning defective 6 homolog alpha isoform X3: MAPRRPACSPVTSWPVKIPRGRGSGGGGGAAPWPGAARRGPSMAKHHRTPARSAEPVIEVKSKFDAEFRRFAMKRSGAGSFQDFYRLLQTVHQIPRVDVLLGYTDVHGDLLPINNDDNYHKALSSANPLLRVIIQKKAESDAGVFASNSLQRKKKGLLRPAHYRAKPHLLIGMPQDFRQISSIIDVDILPETHRRVRLHKHGSDKPLGFYIRDGVSVRVAPQGVEKVPGIFISRLVKGGLAESTGLLAVSDEILEVNGIDVAGKSLDQVTDMMVANSHNLIITVKPANQRNNVIRSSKASGSSGMSTDSTPSQQTPSPASQYLSNYSTAESDEEGDLVIESDSAPHYIPGGCPNGGPTDRPLQRSLSPHSSRGSLQSLGSHDGSPGRGSGREEGTLLTL; encoded by the exons ATGGCGCCCCGGCGCCCGGCCTGCTCGCCGGTGACGTCATGGCCGGTGAAAATCCCCCGTGGCCGCGGgagcggcggtggcggcggcgcggccccgtggcccggcgcggcccggcgcggccccaGCATGGCCAAGCACCACCGCACGCCGGCGCGCTCCGCCGAGCCCGTCATCGAGGTCAAGAGCAAG ttCGACGCCGAATTTCGCCGCTTTGCCATGAAGCGCTCTGGCGCGGGCAGCTTCCAGGACTTCTACCGCCTGCTGCAGACGGTGCACCAGATCCCACGGGTGGATGTGCTCCTGGGCTACACGGATGTCCACGGTGACCTTCTGCCCATTAATAACGATGACAACTACCACAAAGCCCTGTCCTCCGCCAACCCCCTCCTCAGGGTCATCATCCAGAAGAAGG CAGAGTCCGATGCTGGTGTCTTCGCCTCCAACTCCCTGCAGCGGAAGAAGAAGGGCTTGCTGCGCCCCGCGCACTACCGAGCCAAGCCTCACCTCCTCATCGGCATGCCCCAGGACTTCCGCCAGATCTCCTCCATCATAGACGTGGACATCTTGCCGGAGACCCACCGCCGCGTGCGGCTCCACAAGCACGGCTCCGACAAGCCGCTGGGTTTCTACATCCGTGACGGCGTCAGCGTGCGCGTGGCCCCGCAGGGTGTCGAGAAGGTGCCCGGCATCTTCATCTCCCGCCTAGTGAAGGGTGGCTTGGCCGAGAGCACGGGGCTGCTGGCGGTGAGCGACGAGATCCTGGAGGTCAACGGCATTGATGTGGCTGGCAAGTCCCTGGACCAGGTGACAGACATGATGGTGGCCAACAGCCACAACCTCATCATCACCGTCAAGCCGGCGAACCAGCGCAACAACGTCATCCGCAGCAGCAAGGCCTCGGGCAGCTCGGGCATGTCCACGGACAGCACCCCTAGCCAGcagacccccagcccagcctcacaGTACCTGAGCAACTACAGCACGGCCGAGAGCGACGAGGAGGGTGACCTGGTCATCGAGAGCGACAGCGCGCCCCACTACATCCCCGGGGGCTGCCCCAACGGGGGCCCCACGGACAGACCCCTGCAGCGGAGCCTGTCCCCGCACAGCTCGCGGGGCTCCCTGCAGTCCCTTGGCAGCCACGACGGCAGCCCCGGCCGGGGCAGCGGGCGGGAGGAAGGCACCCTCCTCACCCTATAG
- the PARD6A gene encoding partitioning defective 6 homolog alpha isoform X4 — protein MAPRRPACSPVTSWPVKIPRGRGSGGGGGAAPWPGAARRGPSMAKHHRTPARSAEPVIEVKSKFDAEFRRFAMKRSGAGSFQDFYRLLQTVHQIPRVDVLLGYTDVHGDLLPINNDDNYHKALSSANPLLRVIIQKKESDAGVFASNSLQRKKKGLLRPAHYRAKPHLLIGMPQDFRQISSIIDVDILPETHRRVRLHKHGSDKPLGFYIRDGVSVRVAPQGVEKVPGIFISRLVKGGLAESTGLLAVSDEILEVNGIDVAGKSLDQVTDMMVANSHNLIITVKPANQRNNVIRSSKASGSSGMSTDSTPSQQTPSPASQYLSNYSTAESDEEGDLVIESDSAPHYIPGGCPNGGPTDRPLQRSLSPHSSRGSLQSLGSHDGSPGRGSGREEGTLLTL, from the exons ATGGCGCCCCGGCGCCCGGCCTGCTCGCCGGTGACGTCATGGCCGGTGAAAATCCCCCGTGGCCGCGGgagcggcggtggcggcggcgcggccccgtggcccggcgcggcccggcgcggccccaGCATGGCCAAGCACCACCGCACGCCGGCGCGCTCCGCCGAGCCCGTCATCGAGGTCAAGAGCAAG ttCGACGCCGAATTTCGCCGCTTTGCCATGAAGCGCTCTGGCGCGGGCAGCTTCCAGGACTTCTACCGCCTGCTGCAGACGGTGCACCAGATCCCACGGGTGGATGTGCTCCTGGGCTACACGGATGTCCACGGTGACCTTCTGCCCATTAATAACGATGACAACTACCACAAAGCCCTGTCCTCCGCCAACCCCCTCCTCAGGGTCATCATCCAGAAGAAGG AGTCCGATGCTGGTGTCTTCGCCTCCAACTCCCTGCAGCGGAAGAAGAAGGGCTTGCTGCGCCCCGCGCACTACCGAGCCAAGCCTCACCTCCTCATCGGCATGCCCCAGGACTTCCGCCAGATCTCCTCCATCATAGACGTGGACATCTTGCCGGAGACCCACCGCCGCGTGCGGCTCCACAAGCACGGCTCCGACAAGCCGCTGGGTTTCTACATCCGTGACGGCGTCAGCGTGCGCGTGGCCCCGCAGGGTGTCGAGAAGGTGCCCGGCATCTTCATCTCCCGCCTAGTGAAGGGTGGCTTGGCCGAGAGCACGGGGCTGCTGGCGGTGAGCGACGAGATCCTGGAGGTCAACGGCATTGATGTGGCTGGCAAGTCCCTGGACCAGGTGACAGACATGATGGTGGCCAACAGCCACAACCTCATCATCACCGTCAAGCCGGCGAACCAGCGCAACAACGTCATCCGCAGCAGCAAGGCCTCGGGCAGCTCGGGCATGTCCACGGACAGCACCCCTAGCCAGcagacccccagcccagcctcacaGTACCTGAGCAACTACAGCACGGCCGAGAGCGACGAGGAGGGTGACCTGGTCATCGAGAGCGACAGCGCGCCCCACTACATCCCCGGGGGCTGCCCCAACGGGGGCCCCACGGACAGACCCCTGCAGCGGAGCCTGTCCCCGCACAGCTCGCGGGGCTCCCTGCAGTCCCTTGGCAGCCACGACGGCAGCCCCGGCCGGGGCAGCGGGCGGGAGGAAGGCACCCTCCTCACCCTATAG
- the PARD6A gene encoding partitioning defective 6 homolog alpha isoform X1, with product MAGGTAGRLCLWAPLHPATAVPGREDGSRPLILLLGWALADRHRHLVAAEVLGLAAPGSACPVVVPHRALPALVLPATASPALPHPPPPLPPPLQFDAEFRRFAMKRSGAGSFQDFYRLLQTVHQIPRVDVLLGYTDVHGDLLPINNDDNYHKALSSANPLLRVIIQKKAESDAGVFASNSLQRKKKGLLRPAHYRAKPHLLIGMPQDFRQISSIIDVDILPETHRRVRLHKHGSDKPLGFYIRDGVSVRVAPQGVEKVPGIFISRLVKGGLAESTGLLAVSDEILEVNGIDVAGKSLDQVTDMMVANSHNLIITVKPANQRNNVIRSSKASGSSGMSTDSTPSQQTPSPASQYLSNYSTAESDEEGDLVIESDSAPHYIPGGCPNGGPTDRPLQRSLSPHSSRGSLQSLGSHDGSPGRGSGREEGTLLTL from the exons ATGGCTGGTGGTACAGCCGGGAGGCTCTGCCTCTGGGCACCCCTCCACCCCGCCACTGCGGTGCCTGGGCGGGAGGACGGCTCCCGTcctctcattttgcttttgggATGGGCCCTAGCTGACAGGCACCGCCACCTTGTTGCTGCTGAGGTTTTGGGGTTGGCAGcgcctggctctgcctgccctgtggTGGTTCCACACCGTGCCCTGCCTGCTTTGGTCCTGCCGgccacagccagccctgccctgcctcaccctcctcctcctcttcctcctcctctgcagttCGACGCCGAATTTCGCCGCTTTGCCATGAAGCGCTCTGGCGCGGGCAGCTTCCAGGACTTCTACCGCCTGCTGCAGACGGTGCACCAGATCCCACGGGTGGATGTGCTCCTGGGCTACACGGATGTCCACGGTGACCTTCTGCCCATTAATAACGATGACAACTACCACAAAGCCCTGTCCTCCGCCAACCCCCTCCTCAGGGTCATCATCCAGAAGAAGG CAGAGTCCGATGCTGGTGTCTTCGCCTCCAACTCCCTGCAGCGGAAGAAGAAGGGCTTGCTGCGCCCCGCGCACTACCGAGCCAAGCCTCACCTCCTCATCGGCATGCCCCAGGACTTCCGCCAGATCTCCTCCATCATAGACGTGGACATCTTGCCGGAGACCCACCGCCGCGTGCGGCTCCACAAGCACGGCTCCGACAAGCCGCTGGGTTTCTACATCCGTGACGGCGTCAGCGTGCGCGTGGCCCCGCAGGGTGTCGAGAAGGTGCCCGGCATCTTCATCTCCCGCCTAGTGAAGGGTGGCTTGGCCGAGAGCACGGGGCTGCTGGCGGTGAGCGACGAGATCCTGGAGGTCAACGGCATTGATGTGGCTGGCAAGTCCCTGGACCAGGTGACAGACATGATGGTGGCCAACAGCCACAACCTCATCATCACCGTCAAGCCGGCGAACCAGCGCAACAACGTCATCCGCAGCAGCAAGGCCTCGGGCAGCTCGGGCATGTCCACGGACAGCACCCCTAGCCAGcagacccccagcccagcctcacaGTACCTGAGCAACTACAGCACGGCCGAGAGCGACGAGGAGGGTGACCTGGTCATCGAGAGCGACAGCGCGCCCCACTACATCCCCGGGGGCTGCCCCAACGGGGGCCCCACGGACAGACCCCTGCAGCGGAGCCTGTCCCCGCACAGCTCGCGGGGCTCCCTGCAGTCCCTTGGCAGCCACGACGGCAGCCCCGGCCGGGGCAGCGGGCGGGAGGAAGGCACCCTCCTCACCCTATAG
- the PARD6A gene encoding partitioning defective 6 homolog alpha isoform X2, protein MAGGTAGRLCLWAPLHPATAVPGREDGSRPLILLLGWALADRHRHLVAAEVLGLAAPGSACPVVVPHRALPALVLPATASPALPHPPPPLPPPLQFDAEFRRFAMKRSGAGSFQDFYRLLQTVHQIPRVDVLLGYTDVHGDLLPINNDDNYHKALSSANPLLRVIIQKKESDAGVFASNSLQRKKKGLLRPAHYRAKPHLLIGMPQDFRQISSIIDVDILPETHRRVRLHKHGSDKPLGFYIRDGVSVRVAPQGVEKVPGIFISRLVKGGLAESTGLLAVSDEILEVNGIDVAGKSLDQVTDMMVANSHNLIITVKPANQRNNVIRSSKASGSSGMSTDSTPSQQTPSPASQYLSNYSTAESDEEGDLVIESDSAPHYIPGGCPNGGPTDRPLQRSLSPHSSRGSLQSLGSHDGSPGRGSGREEGTLLTL, encoded by the exons ATGGCTGGTGGTACAGCCGGGAGGCTCTGCCTCTGGGCACCCCTCCACCCCGCCACTGCGGTGCCTGGGCGGGAGGACGGCTCCCGTcctctcattttgcttttgggATGGGCCCTAGCTGACAGGCACCGCCACCTTGTTGCTGCTGAGGTTTTGGGGTTGGCAGcgcctggctctgcctgccctgtggTGGTTCCACACCGTGCCCTGCCTGCTTTGGTCCTGCCGgccacagccagccctgccctgcctcaccctcctcctcctcttcctcctcctctgcagttCGACGCCGAATTTCGCCGCTTTGCCATGAAGCGCTCTGGCGCGGGCAGCTTCCAGGACTTCTACCGCCTGCTGCAGACGGTGCACCAGATCCCACGGGTGGATGTGCTCCTGGGCTACACGGATGTCCACGGTGACCTTCTGCCCATTAATAACGATGACAACTACCACAAAGCCCTGTCCTCCGCCAACCCCCTCCTCAGGGTCATCATCCAGAAGAAGG AGTCCGATGCTGGTGTCTTCGCCTCCAACTCCCTGCAGCGGAAGAAGAAGGGCTTGCTGCGCCCCGCGCACTACCGAGCCAAGCCTCACCTCCTCATCGGCATGCCCCAGGACTTCCGCCAGATCTCCTCCATCATAGACGTGGACATCTTGCCGGAGACCCACCGCCGCGTGCGGCTCCACAAGCACGGCTCCGACAAGCCGCTGGGTTTCTACATCCGTGACGGCGTCAGCGTGCGCGTGGCCCCGCAGGGTGTCGAGAAGGTGCCCGGCATCTTCATCTCCCGCCTAGTGAAGGGTGGCTTGGCCGAGAGCACGGGGCTGCTGGCGGTGAGCGACGAGATCCTGGAGGTCAACGGCATTGATGTGGCTGGCAAGTCCCTGGACCAGGTGACAGACATGATGGTGGCCAACAGCCACAACCTCATCATCACCGTCAAGCCGGCGAACCAGCGCAACAACGTCATCCGCAGCAGCAAGGCCTCGGGCAGCTCGGGCATGTCCACGGACAGCACCCCTAGCCAGcagacccccagcccagcctcacaGTACCTGAGCAACTACAGCACGGCCGAGAGCGACGAGGAGGGTGACCTGGTCATCGAGAGCGACAGCGCGCCCCACTACATCCCCGGGGGCTGCCCCAACGGGGGCCCCACGGACAGACCCCTGCAGCGGAGCCTGTCCCCGCACAGCTCGCGGGGCTCCCTGCAGTCCCTTGGCAGCCACGACGGCAGCCCCGGCCGGGGCAGCGGGCGGGAGGAAGGCACCCTCCTCACCCTATAG